The Coffea arabica cultivar ET-39 chromosome 4e, Coffea Arabica ET-39 HiFi, whole genome shotgun sequence genome includes a window with the following:
- the LOC140005598 gene encoding uncharacterized protein yields MAPYEALYGRKCRSPIFWVEVGERKVLDSTTVPWIEETIEKVKIIRQKIQTAQSQQKSYADHRRKDLEFEVGDMVFLKVTPLRGTVATRKGKKLKPRYVGSYKIQRRVGTVAYQLELPTSMSRIHNVFHVSLLKKYHPDPTHILHTEDVELDETLTYEEQPVQILDRKVKELRNKQIPLVKILWRNHDMEEATWEVEEDMQKKYPPLFANKGINFEDEIVLRGGGCKTPVSP; encoded by the coding sequence atggcaccgtatgaaGCCTTGTACGGGCGCAAGTGCCGTTCACCGATCTTTTGGGTTGAAGTAGGTGAGAGGAAAGTATTGGATTCGACCACAGTACCATGGATTGAAGAAACAATAGAAAAGGTCAAAATTATTCGTCAGAAAATACAAACAGCTCAGAGCCAGCAGAAGAGTTATGCCGATCATCGAAGGAAAGACCTGGAGTTTGAGGTGGGAGACATGGTGTTCCTAAAGGTTACACCACTAAGGGGAACCGTTGCGactagaaaaggaaagaaattgaaACCCCGATATGTAGGGTCGTATAAGATTCAACGACGAGTCGGGACGGTGGCATATCAGCTGGAATTGCCAACCAGTATGTCTCGAATTCACAATGTCTTTCATGTTTCATTACTCAAGAAATACCACCCAGATCCCACTCACATTCTACACACTGAGGATGTGGAGCTAGATGAAACGCTTACCTATGAAGAACAACCAGTGCAGATTTTGGATAGAAAGGTGAAAGAATTAAGGAATAAACAGATACCATTggtgaagattttatggagaaatcatgaTATGGAAGAAGCCACCTGGGAAGTGGAGGAAGACATGCAGAAGAAGTATCCTCCTCTATTCGCAAATAAAGgtattaatttcgaggacgaaattgttctaAGAGGGGGAGGTTGTAAGACCCCGGTTAGTCCttaa